In Chitinivibrio alkaliphilus ACht1, a genomic segment contains:
- a CDS encoding NADH-quinone oxidoreductase subunit NuoF: protein MAYKSFILVCAGTGCHSNMGEEIYNELVKAVEAHNISQDVQVVKTGCFGFCEQGPIVKILPEEAFYVKVTPDDAPELVAEHVVKGRQVDRLLYKEPGMEKASNKIDDMGFYQKQFRIVLRNCGFINPEDIDEYIGRNGYQSLGKVLTELSPDDVIEELKKSGLRGRGGAGFPSWMKLSFSKGVTGVDQKYVVCNADEGDPGAYMDRSTLEGDPHSIIEAMAINAYTIGADKGFIYIRAEYPLAIERLEVAMKQARDYGLLGDNILGTDFSFDIEIRLGAGAFVCGEETALISSIEGKRGVPTPRPPFPPVKGLWGKPTCVNNVETLANIPVIIEKGGDWFKKIGTEKTSGTKVFALTGKVNNSGLIEVPMGTTLREIIFDIGGGIKDGKKFKAAQTGGPSGGVITEEHLDTPIDFDNLVALGSMMGSGGLIVMDEDDCIVDVTKFYLDFSVDESCGKCSPCRIGGRKLYDILDKISKGSATAEDVDKIDAIAEAMKKASLCGLGQTTPNPVLSILHYFRDELFSHINEKVCPAGKCKDLVSFSIDAEKCIGCTLCARKCPVNCISGAKRQAHEIDQSQCVKCGECFTVCKFDAVVKA from the coding sequence ATGGCTTATAAAAGTTTTATTCTTGTATGTGCCGGTACCGGTTGTCACTCAAATATGGGTGAAGAGATCTACAACGAACTGGTGAAGGCCGTTGAAGCACACAATATCTCCCAGGATGTCCAAGTTGTAAAGACCGGTTGTTTCGGCTTTTGTGAACAGGGTCCTATTGTAAAGATTCTCCCGGAAGAAGCTTTCTATGTGAAGGTAACTCCCGATGATGCACCTGAACTGGTGGCAGAGCATGTGGTAAAGGGACGTCAGGTTGACCGTCTTTTGTATAAAGAACCAGGTATGGAAAAAGCCTCAAACAAAATTGATGATATGGGGTTTTATCAAAAGCAGTTTCGAATTGTTCTGCGCAACTGTGGTTTTATCAACCCTGAAGATATTGATGAGTATATCGGAAGAAATGGGTATCAATCTTTAGGAAAAGTGCTGACCGAGCTTTCCCCTGATGATGTCATTGAAGAACTGAAGAAATCAGGGCTTCGTGGTCGTGGTGGAGCTGGGTTTCCTTCATGGATGAAGCTGAGTTTTTCCAAAGGCGTTACGGGGGTTGATCAGAAATATGTGGTGTGTAATGCCGATGAGGGCGATCCCGGGGCATACATGGATCGTTCCACCCTTGAAGGAGATCCACATTCTATTATTGAAGCCATGGCGATTAATGCCTATACCATTGGTGCAGATAAGGGCTTTATCTATATTCGGGCGGAATATCCCCTTGCCATTGAGCGACTCGAAGTTGCCATGAAGCAAGCACGTGATTATGGGCTTCTCGGTGATAATATCCTTGGAACGGATTTCTCCTTCGATATTGAGATTCGTCTTGGTGCCGGTGCCTTTGTGTGTGGTGAAGAAACAGCTCTAATCTCTTCTATCGAAGGGAAACGAGGGGTGCCCACGCCACGACCGCCATTTCCTCCTGTAAAAGGTTTATGGGGGAAACCAACCTGTGTAAACAACGTCGAAACCCTTGCAAATATTCCCGTAATTATTGAAAAAGGTGGCGACTGGTTTAAAAAAATCGGTACGGAAAAAACAAGTGGGACAAAGGTCTTTGCCTTAACCGGTAAGGTAAACAATTCTGGTTTGATTGAAGTACCCATGGGCACGACCTTACGTGAGATTATTTTTGATATCGGTGGTGGTATCAAGGATGGTAAGAAGTTTAAGGCTGCACAAACCGGTGGTCCCTCCGGTGGGGTTATCACAGAAGAGCACCTGGATACACCCATTGATTTTGACAATCTGGTAGCTCTTGGTTCCATGATGGGGTCGGGTGGTCTTATTGTTATGGATGAGGATGACTGTATCGTTGATGTGACAAAGTTTTATCTAGACTTTTCCGTGGATGAATCGTGCGGTAAATGCTCGCCTTGTCGTATTGGTGGGCGTAAACTCTATGATATCCTTGATAAAATATCCAAGGGAAGTGCTACCGCTGAAGATGTAGATAAAATAGACGCTATTGCAGAGGCAATGAAAAAAGCCTCTCTCTGTGGACTTGGGCAAACCACACCAAACCCGGTTCTTTCCATATTGCACTATTTCCGTGATGAGCTTTTTTCTCATATTAATGAAAAAGTGTGTCCCGCTGGAAAGTGTAAGGATCTTGTTTCATTTTCCATTGACGCAGAAAAATGTATCGGATGTACTCTCTGCGCTCGAAAATGCCCCGTAAACTGTATCAGTGGTGCGAAACGACAGGCCCATGAAATAGATCAGTCGCAGTGTGTAAAATGTGGAGAGTGTTTTACGGTTTGTAAATTTGATGCCGTGGTAAAGGCGTAA
- a CDS encoding NADH-dependent [FeFe] hydrogenase, group A6, with the protein MITCTIDGVEVTVPAGTSILKASKEAGVKIPTLCYHPDLHPWASCGMCIVKNDRSPKLMRACATEAVEGEAYITGDNEIISVRKAVLELILSEHPDDCLTCGRNNNCELQTLAADFGIREEPFDKNLHPLPKDTSTPSIVLNPEKCIKCGRCVHVCQDLQGVYALEFLDRGENTRLAPAADVQLNDSPCIKCGQCSAHCPVGAIYEKSEWEKAVAAINNPDVHTVVQIAPAVRVAIGEAFGLESGSLMTGQLYTALRRLGFDKIFDTNFAADLTIMEEGTEFIKRFTEEQESLPLITSCCPAWVDYMEKYSNDMIPHFSTCKSPQQMEGAMIKSYYAEKHNIDPKDIYVVSIMPCTAKKAEAQNCDDMFSTGCKDVDVVLTTREIARLIKMSGIDLPNLPESDVDSLLGTYSGAGTIFGVTGGVMEAALRTAVSKITGETLPKVEFEGPRGMEGVKEAELDVAGQKVRIAVAHGMANIETVLNTVRAAKAEGKELPYHFIEVMACRGGCIGGGGQPHGADDETRAKRTAGIYQDDEKSVVRCSHENPDILTAYKEYLGEPSSHKAHELLHRSYRNRPVYNK; encoded by the coding sequence ATGATAACGTGTACAATTGATGGCGTAGAGGTTACCGTTCCTGCAGGAACCAGTATCCTAAAGGCTTCCAAGGAAGCAGGGGTGAAGATCCCCACCCTCTGTTACCACCCAGATCTGCATCCCTGGGCGTCCTGTGGGATGTGTATTGTGAAAAATGATCGCTCTCCAAAGCTTATGCGTGCGTGTGCCACTGAAGCTGTGGAGGGAGAGGCATACATTACGGGTGATAATGAAATAATTTCAGTTCGGAAAGCAGTGTTGGAGCTGATTCTTTCAGAGCACCCCGATGACTGTCTTACCTGTGGAAGAAACAATAATTGTGAGTTGCAAACCCTTGCGGCTGATTTTGGAATTCGTGAAGAACCCTTTGATAAGAATTTGCACCCTCTTCCCAAAGACACGTCTACCCCGTCTATTGTATTAAACCCTGAAAAGTGTATTAAGTGTGGACGGTGTGTGCATGTGTGTCAGGATCTTCAAGGGGTATATGCCCTTGAGTTTCTTGATCGGGGAGAAAATACGCGTCTTGCTCCCGCTGCGGATGTACAGCTCAACGATTCCCCCTGTATCAAATGTGGTCAGTGTTCTGCACACTGTCCTGTTGGGGCAATTTATGAAAAGTCAGAATGGGAAAAGGCTGTTGCCGCAATTAATAATCCCGATGTTCATACGGTTGTACAGATTGCACCGGCAGTTCGTGTGGCTATTGGCGAGGCCTTCGGCCTTGAGTCAGGAAGTCTCATGACTGGGCAGTTGTATACAGCACTGCGTCGTCTTGGCTTTGATAAAATTTTTGATACTAACTTTGCTGCCGACCTCACCATTATGGAGGAAGGGACAGAGTTCATCAAGCGATTTACAGAAGAGCAGGAAAGTCTTCCTCTTATTACGTCCTGCTGTCCTGCGTGGGTTGATTATATGGAGAAGTATTCCAATGATATGATTCCCCACTTTTCTACCTGTAAGTCACCGCAGCAGATGGAAGGGGCAATGATTAAATCATATTATGCAGAAAAGCATAATATTGATCCGAAAGACATTTATGTTGTCTCTATTATGCCGTGTACTGCCAAAAAGGCAGAGGCACAAAACTGTGACGACATGTTTTCCACAGGATGTAAGGATGTTGATGTGGTTCTGACAACTCGTGAGATTGCACGATTGATCAAAATGAGCGGTATTGATCTTCCAAACCTTCCCGAAAGCGATGTTGACTCTCTGTTAGGGACCTACTCCGGTGCTGGGACAATATTCGGCGTTACCGGTGGGGTAATGGAGGCAGCTCTTCGTACTGCCGTATCGAAAATTACAGGTGAAACATTGCCGAAGGTTGAGTTTGAAGGCCCTCGAGGCATGGAGGGGGTAAAAGAAGCAGAGCTTGATGTTGCCGGGCAAAAGGTCCGTATTGCCGTGGCTCACGGTATGGCAAATATTGAAACGGTCCTTAATACCGTTCGTGCGGCAAAAGCTGAAGGAAAAGAGCTCCCATACCACTTTATTGAGGTTATGGCGTGTCGTGGTGGATGTATTGGCGGTGGTGGTCAACCCCATGGCGCCGATGATGAAACCCGTGCAAAGAGAACTGCTGGAATTTATCAAGATGATGAGAAGAGTGTTGTGCGCTGTTCCCATGAAAATCCTGATATCCTTACGGCATATAAGGAGTATCTTGGCGAGCCCAGTTCTCATAAGGCCCACGAGCTTCTTCATCGAAGCTATCGGAATCGTCCTGTATATAACAAATAG
- a CDS encoding alpha/beta fold hydrolase, whose product MELLVLIHGFCRTRADMADLEQYLQAPGRTIFRPNLPTRTGSLAQCVTTLHTMIHPLLEENTSMVLIGHSMGGCIARQYLHTYGACSLSSCICIATPHRGSPMADFFLKIPGVALLRPTLMELRTTTKQPVDFSEEVPIGCIIGTKPTPSPLAKLLLCSPHDGRVEEKSANSPYAQSSIHLPYTHFEIHHREETAHHIRKFLQSDSFV is encoded by the coding sequence ATGGAGCTTCTTGTTCTGATACACGGTTTTTGCCGCACTAGAGCTGACATGGCTGATTTGGAACAGTACCTACAAGCACCCGGCAGAACCATTTTTCGCCCAAATCTGCCAACACGCACAGGGTCACTTGCTCAATGTGTAACAACCCTGCATACCATGATACACCCACTCCTAGAGGAAAATACATCCATGGTTCTGATTGGTCATAGCATGGGTGGTTGTATCGCCCGGCAATACCTCCATACGTATGGAGCATGCTCTCTATCTTCCTGTATCTGCATCGCCACCCCACACAGGGGATCCCCCATGGCAGATTTCTTTCTGAAGATACCAGGAGTTGCCTTACTACGCCCCACTCTTATGGAACTTCGTACCACCACAAAACAGCCTGTTGATTTCTCAGAAGAAGTTCCTATTGGATGTATTATTGGTACAAAACCTACTCCTTCGCCCTTGGCAAAACTCCTTCTCTGTTCTCCACATGATGGACGGGTTGAAGAAAAATCTGCCAATTCTCCCTATGCACAATCCAGTATTCACCTACCCTACACACATTTTGAAATTCATCATAGAGAAGAAACCGCTCACCATATCAGGAAGTTTCTGCAGTCTGACTCTTTTGTATAA
- a CDS encoding PD-(D/E)XK nuclease family protein, whose amino-acid sequence MNITIQTYPFSKPLGWSISRYELFSRCKRAYYFSYYGKYDPDIPMDKIRFLKQITSLHLEIGHTIHHTFETLLRRLQRSCAPVDTARFIQHGQSLYTEAFRTKTFMEEYYDGITLDLSHGLGTIADMLTQFLESDLYEWILSVAKNDSSQWIIEPGGYGETRIQGYKAYCKMDFLLPVDNSVFILDWKSGKKQVEKHSKQLLAYTAAILAENPHLSVEQIVPKIIYVHTDGVETLSTQVTKTDLMDFYTTVEQEHGEMIRYCRDPQENVPREKDAFPLCNLPNICKYCQFREICLDTASTPLLF is encoded by the coding sequence ATGAATATCACAATACAAACCTACCCCTTTAGCAAACCCTTGGGCTGGTCTATTTCTCGCTATGAACTCTTTTCACGCTGTAAAAGAGCTTATTATTTCTCATATTACGGAAAATATGATCCAGATATACCCATGGATAAAATCCGTTTTCTCAAGCAAATCACCTCTCTTCACCTGGAAATTGGACACACAATCCACCACACCTTTGAAACACTTCTACGCCGACTTCAGCGTTCATGCGCTCCCGTAGACACAGCTCGATTTATTCAGCATGGACAGAGCCTGTATACAGAAGCGTTTCGCACCAAGACATTTATGGAAGAGTATTATGATGGTATCACCCTGGATCTTTCCCACGGCCTTGGAACCATAGCAGACATGCTCACTCAATTTTTAGAAAGCGACCTCTATGAATGGATACTCTCGGTGGCTAAAAACGATTCATCACAATGGATTATTGAGCCGGGGGGGTATGGAGAAACACGGATACAAGGCTATAAGGCATACTGCAAAATGGATTTTCTCCTGCCTGTGGATAACAGTGTATTTATTCTGGACTGGAAAAGTGGAAAAAAACAAGTTGAGAAACACTCAAAACAGCTTCTTGCCTATACCGCAGCTATTTTGGCAGAAAACCCACATCTTTCCGTGGAACAAATTGTTCCGAAAATAATTTACGTCCACACGGATGGAGTTGAAACCCTTTCCACCCAGGTTACCAAAACAGACCTCATGGATTTTTATACTACCGTAGAACAGGAGCATGGTGAAATGATTCGGTACTGCAGAGATCCACAAGAAAATGTTCCTCGAGAAAAGGATGCTTTTCCACTCTGTAACCTACCGAATATATGTAAATACTGTCAATTTAGAGAAATCTGCCTTGACACTGCTTCCACGCCCCTTCTGTTTTAA
- a CDS encoding glycosyl hydrolase family 8: MTHQIRTLLGFLVLLMTSFALSASPQRPFPQGIDFEGTIKPSRSQSQLNQDVINIYENEYRQHLRESERTPNGYYIQAGGSGTDDNVTNTVSEAHGYGMLIFALMAGHEPKAQEYFDGMFYFFQDHPSRVNPYNMSWTVVNNESDSASTSASDGDMDIAYALILAHHQWGSDGDVDYLHEAQEMIEKGIRDGNMSPETMRIMKGDFQLEWNPNHYDSRPSDWMPGHLRAYHDVTGDDFWLSALDTVYSLVDFMTQEYAPNTGLMPDFITGQTPRPDPEGSSNTPHSDEYYYNACRYPWRIATDYIHSGSEESRQAAYTLMSWLTEKTNNDASNVVAGYSLSGDELNTWSDIVFTAPFAVSAMVDSEFQGFLDSAWDIMRTNSGSGVYATAVNLLSMMMVSGNWWVPYDTDDDHGDDDDHGDDDDHGDDDDGDTEYEVENLSGYLGWYIYHDSYGSEADTSGGLLSEDSVVHVSFSMAAEDGDEDIWPYGALATSLATPLTTPEFIRLEYQSTNDFNLVLPMESIDQGGGDYRTEIPATGGEWRTIVLYLDTPTFAQPSWAEEVPFDKSEITSLEFGPAFRGTEGEITIRSLGIDGFTAGSVPQISTDRLAPHDPIRVYALSPEALTVSVPSSGTYTVQAYTLHGRRLNTTTAQLQVGENRLSLGDNGQFAENIMLLRISGEGRSQVFRVSVQ, from the coding sequence ATGACACATCAGATACGTACTTTATTGGGCTTTTTGGTACTCCTCATGACCAGCTTCGCCCTGAGTGCATCGCCACAAAGGCCATTTCCTCAAGGGATCGATTTTGAAGGAACTATTAAGCCGTCGCGAAGTCAGTCGCAGTTGAATCAGGATGTCATCAATATTTATGAAAATGAGTATCGCCAGCATTTGCGGGAATCGGAACGTACTCCTAACGGGTATTATATTCAAGCAGGAGGTTCTGGCACGGATGATAATGTGACAAATACTGTTTCTGAAGCACATGGTTACGGTATGCTTATTTTTGCACTTATGGCAGGACATGAGCCAAAGGCACAAGAATACTTTGATGGCATGTTTTATTTCTTTCAAGATCATCCAAGCAGGGTAAATCCTTATAATATGTCTTGGACAGTTGTAAATAATGAATCTGATTCAGCTTCTACGTCGGCAAGTGATGGAGATATGGATATTGCTTACGCCCTGATTCTTGCACATCATCAGTGGGGCTCAGATGGCGATGTTGACTACCTTCATGAAGCTCAAGAAATGATTGAGAAGGGTATTCGAGATGGAAATATGAGCCCTGAAACAATGCGTATTATGAAAGGTGATTTTCAGCTTGAATGGAATCCGAATCATTATGATTCTCGTCCTTCTGATTGGATGCCCGGACATTTACGGGCGTATCATGATGTAACGGGAGATGACTTCTGGCTGTCTGCTCTTGATACAGTGTATAGCTTAGTCGATTTTATGACACAAGAGTACGCTCCAAACACGGGGTTGATGCCGGATTTTATAACAGGGCAAACCCCTCGTCCTGATCCTGAAGGTTCAAGTAATACACCACACTCAGATGAGTATTATTATAATGCATGTCGCTACCCATGGCGTATTGCCACTGACTATATTCATAGCGGTTCTGAGGAATCGCGGCAAGCAGCCTATACTCTTATGAGCTGGCTTACTGAAAAAACAAATAATGATGCTTCAAATGTTGTGGCAGGGTATAGTCTCAGCGGGGATGAGCTTAATACGTGGTCAGATATTGTTTTTACTGCGCCCTTTGCTGTTTCTGCCATGGTTGATAGCGAGTTCCAAGGCTTTCTTGATAGTGCGTGGGATATAATGCGTACAAACTCTGGTTCCGGCGTATATGCAACGGCGGTAAATCTTCTTTCTATGATGATGGTCTCTGGTAATTGGTGGGTTCCCTATGATACAGATGATGATCATGGAGACGATGACGATCATGGAGACGATGATGATCATGGAGACGATGATGATGGAGATACAGAGTATGAAGTAGAAAATCTTTCAGGATATCTCGGCTGGTATATTTACCATGATAGCTATGGATCAGAAGCAGATACGTCTGGTGGACTTCTCTCAGAAGACAGCGTTGTTCATGTGTCTTTTTCCATGGCTGCAGAAGATGGTGACGAAGATATCTGGCCATATGGGGCGCTTGCAACCTCTCTTGCAACGCCGCTCACAACACCGGAGTTTATCCGCTTGGAATATCAGTCAACCAATGATTTCAATCTCGTGCTTCCCATGGAGTCTATTGATCAGGGGGGAGGAGATTATCGCACTGAAATTCCTGCAACAGGAGGAGAGTGGCGGACCATTGTATTATACTTAGATACTCCTACGTTTGCTCAACCGAGCTGGGCTGAGGAAGTACCCTTTGATAAGTCGGAGATCACCAGCCTCGAGTTTGGCCCTGCTTTTCGTGGAACTGAAGGAGAAATAACTATTCGTTCCCTTGGTATTGACGGTTTTACAGCAGGAAGCGTACCGCAAATCTCGACGGATAGGCTTGCCCCTCATGATCCAATTCGTGTATATGCTCTTTCACCAGAGGCTCTGACTGTATCGGTGCCATCTTCGGGGACCTACACTGTGCAGGCCTATACACTTCATGGGCGTCGTTTGAACACAACAACAGCGCAATTGCAGGTGGGTGAAAACAGGCTTTCCCTTGGAGACAACGGACAGTTTGCTGAAAATATTATGCTCCTTCGTATCTCAGGAGAAGGACGGTCTCAGGTGTTTCGAGTATCAGTTCAGTAA
- a CDS encoding exodeoxyribonuclease III: MAPKKLLSWNVNGIRAAEKKGLIPYIEESGAEVIALQETKAQPHQLSHELHHIAGYESFFFSAEKKGYSGVALYCRVSPRSIISGMGVDAFDREGRVITAEYDDYYLINAYYPNAQHGLLRLKYKQDFNACISDFAHELSQDKTVVLCGDLNVAHREIDLKNPDKNINNPGFSAEERQDMTSFLNGGFVDTFRELYPDKEQYTWWSYRFNARVRNIGWRIDYFCIDAQSKDRLVDAQIYSSVMGSDHCPIGMDFI; encoded by the coding sequence ATGGCACCGAAAAAATTACTTTCATGGAATGTAAATGGAATTCGCGCAGCAGAAAAAAAAGGCTTGATTCCCTATATTGAAGAGTCGGGTGCGGAGGTAATTGCCTTGCAGGAGACGAAGGCTCAGCCACACCAACTATCTCATGAGTTGCACCATATTGCGGGGTATGAGAGTTTCTTTTTCAGTGCTGAAAAAAAAGGATACTCCGGGGTCGCTCTGTACTGCAGAGTTTCCCCACGTTCAATTATTTCCGGGATGGGGGTTGACGCTTTTGATAGAGAAGGACGTGTAATTACGGCAGAGTATGATGATTACTACCTCATTAATGCGTACTATCCCAATGCGCAACATGGGTTGCTTCGTTTAAAATATAAGCAAGATTTTAATGCGTGCATCTCAGATTTTGCCCATGAGCTGTCACAAGACAAAACTGTTGTTCTTTGCGGTGATTTAAATGTTGCTCATAGGGAAATTGATCTCAAAAATCCTGATAAAAACATTAATAATCCTGGATTTAGTGCAGAAGAACGTCAAGATATGACTTCTTTTCTCAATGGTGGTTTTGTGGATACCTTTCGAGAGCTCTATCCAGATAAGGAGCAGTATACGTGGTGGAGTTATCGTTTCAATGCTCGGGTGAGGAATATTGGCTGGCGGATTGACTATTTCTGCATTGATGCACAGAGTAAAGATCGTTTAGTTGATGCACAAATTTATAGTTCTGTCATGGGGTCAGATCACTGTCCCATAGGCATGGATTTTATCTGA
- a CDS encoding YHS domain-containing protein: protein MEGQPVDRSIYVDYEGVRVFLCCNSCVTAFEDDPERYLEKMEAEGVAPLSI, encoded by the coding sequence ATGGAGGGACAACCTGTTGATCGCTCTATTTATGTCGATTACGAAGGGGTTCGCGTTTTCTTATGCTGTAACTCCTGCGTAACTGCTTTTGAAGATGACCCCGAGCGGTATCTTGAAAAAATGGAAGCAGAAGGGGTTGCACCTCTTTCTATCTAA
- a CDS encoding PfkB family carbohydrate kinase, whose amino-acid sequence MSQANIVSSAAERLKTSIAPKKIVAGFDGFVDEIIHVVKERIGDDDYLRMKTITEFSERTAAASGLSANIEFVPQQVKLGGNGPILANALLQQGYDVSYIGALGKDAIDPVYREFAQGCREVISLTDPGHTDALEFNDGKLMLVKQDNLKEVNWETLLAQAGEEKIRALCEESDFFALTNWTEIPQMNSLLEGFTNIFSAMEKRPGVFIDLSDPEKRTDADIRDVLDIFVKLQVHAEVILGLNENESAIIARLLDIDEVDLEKRGVAIRERLGLHLIVIHPIAGAAFASEQGSAWIDGPYTASPKLTTGAGDNFNSGFCNAWMAGLPHEECLAVGVCTSGYYVRACDSPNTEQLLDFMNRWAAVDCQEI is encoded by the coding sequence ATGAGTCAGGCAAATATTGTATCGTCGGCGGCAGAACGGTTGAAGACCTCCATCGCCCCGAAAAAGATTGTCGCCGGGTTTGATGGCTTTGTTGATGAAATAATTCATGTTGTGAAAGAGCGGATCGGTGATGATGACTACCTTCGGATGAAAACAATTACTGAATTTTCAGAACGTACCGCTGCGGCATCCGGTCTGAGTGCAAATATTGAGTTTGTTCCTCAACAAGTTAAGTTGGGAGGAAATGGTCCGATTCTTGCCAATGCACTTCTGCAACAGGGATACGATGTTTCCTATATTGGTGCCTTGGGAAAAGATGCGATTGACCCTGTCTACCGCGAGTTTGCCCAAGGATGCCGCGAGGTAATATCCCTCACCGACCCAGGACACACGGATGCTCTTGAGTTCAATGATGGTAAGCTTATGTTGGTAAAGCAGGATAATCTTAAAGAGGTGAACTGGGAGACCCTTCTTGCCCAAGCTGGGGAAGAAAAAATACGTGCATTGTGCGAAGAATCGGACTTCTTTGCCTTAACAAATTGGACCGAAATACCTCAAATGAATAGTCTTCTCGAAGGTTTTACCAATATCTTTAGTGCCATGGAAAAACGGCCGGGAGTATTCATTGATCTGTCTGATCCAGAAAAACGAACCGATGCTGATATTCGAGATGTCTTAGATATTTTTGTTAAATTGCAGGTGCATGCAGAAGTGATTCTTGGCCTGAATGAGAATGAGTCTGCCATCATTGCCCGTCTTTTGGATATTGATGAGGTAGACCTTGAGAAGCGTGGTGTTGCGATTCGTGAACGTCTCGGTTTACATCTTATTGTTATTCACCCCATTGCCGGAGCTGCCTTTGCTTCAGAACAGGGGTCTGCGTGGATTGACGGTCCGTATACGGCAAGCCCTAAACTTACTACCGGGGCGGGTGATAACTTTAATTCTGGTTTTTGCAATGCGTGGATGGCAGGCTTGCCGCATGAGGAATGCCTCGCTGTTGGTGTGTGTACTTCGGGGTATTATGTGCGCGCTTGTGATTCTCCTAATACGGAACAACTCTTGGATTTTATGAACCGGTGGGCTGCTGTCGATTGTCAGGAAATTTAG
- a CDS encoding GatB/YqeY domain-containing protein, which translates to MIDLLQNEIRAAMRAKDKRRLTVLRSLMSSVKNNAIDAGVSDPTDADLLECVTKGIKQRKESAAEYRSAGRDDLADKEEYEISILEEFQPQQLSSHELQELIDAAVSQTGATEMSDMGKVLGVLMPQVKGKADGAEVSQMVRQRLS; encoded by the coding sequence ATGATTGATTTATTACAAAATGAGATACGCGCGGCCATGCGTGCTAAAGACAAGAGGCGTTTGACCGTTTTGCGTTCCCTTATGTCATCCGTAAAAAATAATGCCATTGATGCGGGTGTTTCTGATCCAACTGATGCAGATCTTCTTGAGTGCGTGACCAAGGGAATAAAACAACGAAAAGAGAGTGCAGCAGAGTACCGGAGTGCAGGAAGAGATGATCTTGCTGACAAGGAAGAGTATGAAATTTCCATACTCGAAGAGTTTCAGCCACAGCAACTCAGTAGCCATGAGTTACAAGAGCTTATCGATGCAGCTGTATCACAAACAGGCGCTACTGAAATGTCGGACATGGGAAAAGTGCTGGGAGTTCTTATGCCGCAAGTGAAAGGAAAGGCGGATGGCGCAGAGGTTTCTCAGATGGTTCGCCAACGCCTTTCGTAA
- the trxB gene encoding thioredoxin-disulfide reductase, whose translation MTTKEEELIIIGSGPAGLTAAIYAARANLSPLLFEGFMSGGMPGGQLMETNDVENFPGYPEPVQGPALMGDLKKQAERAGTRFIMEDIEKIEKENDHFILTSMNEDVYRAKAVIIATGAKARRLPLASEKTFWGKGISACAICDGALPMFRDQPIAVVGGGEAAIEEATYLTQFAQKVYIIHRRDAFRATAVMTERALSNEKIEVLWNSVVDEFLGGDTLEKIVLKNTQNGERSTLHVKGCFEAIGHIPNTKLVEDLLATDDQGYIQTYPDSTKTEVSGLFAAGDVQDKKYKQAITSAGSGCMAALDAEKYITETFGR comes from the coding sequence ATGACTACTAAAGAAGAAGAGCTTATTATTATTGGTTCCGGCCCAGCAGGTCTTACCGCTGCAATTTATGCAGCCCGGGCAAACCTCTCTCCCCTTCTTTTTGAAGGATTTATGTCAGGCGGCATGCCGGGAGGTCAACTGATGGAAACAAATGATGTGGAAAATTTCCCCGGATATCCTGAACCAGTACAAGGTCCAGCTCTCATGGGAGACCTTAAAAAACAGGCTGAACGGGCCGGTACACGCTTTATCATGGAAGACATTGAAAAAATTGAAAAAGAGAATGATCATTTTATTCTAACCTCAATGAATGAAGATGTATACCGTGCCAAAGCTGTTATCATTGCAACGGGAGCAAAAGCTCGACGCCTTCCCCTTGCATCAGAAAAAACATTTTGGGGAAAGGGCATATCTGCCTGTGCAATCTGCGACGGTGCCCTTCCCATGTTTAGAGATCAGCCCATTGCTGTTGTGGGCGGAGGGGAAGCGGCCATAGAAGAAGCCACGTATTTAACACAATTTGCTCAAAAAGTATATATCATCCACCGACGGGATGCCTTTCGAGCAACAGCGGTTATGACAGAAAGAGCCCTTTCAAACGAAAAAATCGAGGTGCTTTGGAACTCTGTTGTAGATGAGTTTCTTGGAGGAGATACCCTTGAGAAAATCGTTTTAAAAAACACGCAAAATGGCGAGCGTTCAACCTTACATGTAAAAGGCTGTTTTGAAGCAATCGGGCACATTCCAAATACAAAACTTGTTGAAGATCTGCTTGCAACGGATGACCAAGGATATATACAAACATACCCCGATTCCACAAAAACAGAGGTTTCCGGACTATTTGCAGCTGGTGATGTGCAAGATAAAAAGTACAAGCAAGCTATTACCTCTGCCGGAAGCGGATGTATGGCAGCCCTTGATGCTGAGAAATATATTACAGAAACCTTTGGAAGATGA